A genome region from Rhodopseudomonas boonkerdii includes the following:
- a CDS encoding (2Fe-2S)-binding protein: MAKVSMIVNGSPVTKNIDPRTLLVQFLREELRLTGTHVGCDTSQCGACVVHLDGKAVKACTTLAVMADGHEVKTIEGLAADGAPLHPMQEAFRENHGLQCGFCTPGMIMTAIDIVRRKGHDLDDHVIREELEGNLCRCTGYQNIVASIAAGAKAMEKSDLA; encoded by the coding sequence ATGGCAAAAGTCTCGATGATCGTGAACGGCAGCCCCGTTACCAAGAATATCGATCCGCGCACCCTGCTGGTGCAGTTTTTGCGCGAAGAGTTGCGGCTGACCGGCACCCATGTGGGGTGCGATACCTCGCAATGCGGCGCCTGCGTCGTGCATCTCGACGGCAAGGCGGTGAAGGCTTGCACAACGCTCGCGGTGATGGCTGATGGTCATGAGGTGAAAACCATCGAAGGGCTCGCTGCCGATGGTGCGCCGCTGCATCCGATGCAGGAAGCGTTTCGCGAGAATCACGGATTGCAGTGCGGCTTCTGCACGCCCGGCATGATCATGACCGCCATCGATATCGTCCGCCGCAAGGGCCACGATCTCGACGACCATGTGATCCGCGAAGAGCTCGAAGGCAATCTCTGCCGCTGCACCGGTTATCAGAACATCGTGGCGTCGATCGCTGCGGGTGCCAAGGCGATGGAAAAATCCGATCTCGCCTGA
- a CDS encoding FAD binding domain-containing protein, which yields MYEFKYHRPSTVRQAANLLAKNEDAKLIAGGHTLVPVMKQRLAAPPHLVDLSHIEGIDGIEIKGRVLVIGALAKHADVAASATVAEAIPALAELAGLIGDPAVRHKGTIGGSLANNDPTADYPAAVMAMGATIVTNKRKLKPEEFFQGLFTTALEPDEIITKVSFPLPKKAAYQKFRNQASRYALVGVFVAKMPSAVRVTVTGAGSDGVFRVEAFEEALKKRFSPKALDGIPVSADGLNSDLHGSAEYRAHLIGVLAKRAVEAANNRA from the coding sequence ATGTACGAATTCAAATATCATCGTCCGTCCACCGTGCGGCAGGCCGCGAATCTCCTCGCCAAGAATGAGGACGCAAAACTGATCGCCGGCGGCCATACGCTGGTGCCCGTCATGAAGCAGCGCCTCGCAGCGCCGCCACATCTGGTCGATCTCTCGCATATCGAAGGTATCGACGGCATCGAGATCAAAGGTCGCGTATTGGTGATCGGCGCCCTCGCCAAGCATGCAGATGTTGCAGCTTCGGCGACGGTCGCCGAAGCGATTCCCGCATTGGCCGAACTCGCCGGCCTGATCGGTGATCCCGCCGTGCGTCATAAAGGCACCATCGGCGGCTCGCTCGCCAATAACGATCCGACCGCGGACTATCCGGCGGCCGTGATGGCGATGGGCGCCACCATCGTCACCAACAAGCGCAAACTGAAGCCGGAAGAATTCTTCCAGGGCCTGTTCACCACGGCGCTGGAGCCGGATGAGATCATCACCAAGGTGTCGTTCCCGCTGCCGAAGAAGGCCGCCTACCAGAAATTCCGCAACCAGGCCTCGCGCTATGCGCTGGTTGGCGTGTTCGTTGCCAAGATGCCGTCGGCGGTGCGCGTCACCGTCACCGGCGCCGGCTCGGATGGCGTTTTCCGCGTCGAGGCGTTCGAGGAGGCGCTGAAGAAGCGTTTCTCACCGAAGGCGCTGGATGGCATTCCGGTGTCGGCGGATGGCCTCAACAGTGACTTGCACGGCAGCGCCGAGTATCGTGCACATCTGATCGGCGTGCTGGCCAAGCGCGCGGTCGAAGCCGCCAACAACCGGGCCTGA